The Miscanthus floridulus cultivar M001 chromosome 17, ASM1932011v1, whole genome shotgun sequence genome has a window encoding:
- the LOC136516294 gene encoding anaphase-promoting complex subunit 7-like isoform X2 has product MEAARESMAALLDAGLFGPAQTLGCFLVSSAGAGNDAGMSMKVESLVQHGDALYGEKEFRRALNAYKQAMQYSRSIPRQATSNTRSSVSATGRSPSPNSSNLLSFNENEVKFKIALCHSALCEHREALHEMEGIPSKVRTLKMNMMLGKLYRISRNSRTAAVCYKECLRQCPYVFEAITALAEMGLSAKEFSLLFPQAPNRGGKVPGDFVDAQRWWSYVEAQCCIASHDYKGGLDIYLELMQRFPNNVHILLEIAKVEAIIGRNDEVIMNFEKARLIDPNIMTYMDEYAILLKSKSDYIKLNKLVHDMLHIDPARPETCVALAAMWERKDERKALTYAEKSLRVDDRHITGYIMKGNLHLSLNRPDLAVTDFRGAQELRADLRSYQGLVRAYLALSKCKEALFTAREAMKVLHQSAKALKLVGDVHAISSSGREKTSVQDQQQIIQQRILLRQARKFYESAIRLEPGFLGAALALADLHVVEGRNKEAVMLLEKYLRQWADDSLHIKLAQVHAATNMLSDALSHYQSALRINPQNEAAKNGLERLEKQMKGVDPDAPEEEEENEDDIDDRDEFI; this is encoded by the exons ATGGAGGCAGCGCGGGAGTCCATGGCGGCGCTCCTCGATGCCGGCCTCTTCGGGCCCGCCCAAACGCTG GGGTGTTTCCTTGTGTCGTCGGCGGGTGCGGGCAACGATGCTGGCATGTCCATGAAGGTGGAGAGCCTG GTCCAGCATGGTGATGCTTTGTATGGAGAGAAAGAGTTCCGCAGGGCACTG AATGCGTACAAGCAAGCTATGCAATATAGTAGAAGTATCCCTAGGCAAGCAACAAGTAACACCAGAAGTTCAGTATCCGCCACAGGCCGGTCACCTTCTCCAAATTCTTCGAATCTCTTATCATTCAATGAAAATGAG gtgaagtttaaGATCGCTCTTTGCCATTCTGCTCTATGTGAGCACCGTGAAGCACTTCATGAG ATGGAAGGTATTCCTTCGAAAGTGAGAACACTGAAAATGAATATGATGTTAGGGAAGCTTTATCGAATATCAAGAAATAGCCGTACAGCTGCTGTCTGTTATAAGGAGTGCTTGAG GCAATGCCCTTATGTTTTCGAAGCTATCACAGCTTTGGCGGAAATGGGGCTTTCAGCAAAGGAATTTTCTTTATTATTTCCACAA GCACCAAATAGAGGAGGCAAGGTGCCGGGTGACTTTGTAGATGCACAACGTTGGTGGAGT TATGTTGAGGCGCAGTGTTGCATTGCTTCACATGATTATAAAG GTGGCCTTGACATATATCTAGAACTAATGCAACGGTTCCCCAATAATGTGCATATCTTGCTGGAAATTGCTAAG GTTGAAGCCATCATAGGCAGGAATGATGAAGTGATAATGAACTTTGAGAAG GCCCGGTTGATTGATCCAAACATCATGACATATATGGATGAGTATGCAATTCTTCTAAAGTCAAAATCTGACTACATCAAACTGAATAAGTTGGTACATGATATGCTGCATATTGATCCTGCAAGACCAGAGACATGTGTTGCTCTTGCAGCAATGTGGGAAAGAAAGGATGAAAGAAAAGCTTTGACATATGCAGAAAAG AGCCTCCGAGTTGATGACAGGCATATAACTGGCTATATTATGAAG GGCAATCTGCATCTTTCATTGAATCGACCAGATTTGGCAGTGACAGACTTTAGGGGGGCTCAAGAATTGAGAGCTGATCTTCGTTCTTATCAAG GTTTGGTGCGTGCTTATCTAGCACTTTCTAAATGCAAAGAAGCATTGTTCACTGCACGTGAGGCAATGAAGGTTCTGCATCAGTCTGCAAAAGCTCTCAAGCTAGTTGGCGATGTTCATGCAATTAGTTCTAGTGGGAGGGAGAAG ACTTCTGTGCAAGACCAGCAGCAGATTATTCAACAAAGGATCCTCTTAAGACAA GCAAGAAAGTTCTATGAATCAGCCATTCGTCTTGAACCTGGATTTCTTGGAGCTGCACTGGCCCTGGCTGATCTTCATGTTGTGGAAGGACGGAATAAGGAGGCTGTTATGCTACTGGAAAAATATCTAAGACAATGGGCAGATGATTCTCTACACATCAAGTTGGCTCAAGTACATGCGGCAACAAATATGCTTTCAGATGCACTTTCCCATTATCAATCTGCACTAAG AATAAACCCACAAAATGAAGCTGCAAAGAATGGATTGGAGCGCTTGGAAAAACAAATGAAG GGAGTGGACCCAGATGCTccggaagaggaggaagagaatgAGGATGATATCGATGATCGAGATGAGTTTATTTGA
- the LOC136516294 gene encoding anaphase-promoting complex subunit 7-like isoform X4 — protein MKSRGFGVRTAHRWSEGTSQNRGGRRAAEQQGVVAADVWRCSTGTSEPRPRLCVLVVAVNGGSTSDEAAADLGFAAWYGRGCTRRRRRGRRNAGVHDPDCVGAGVQGLATCGGLGCVGRRRRGRRARPRLCGSQCARAGGGVRTRLQRRHGWERPRLYGHRRAGPGLAAASERVRRRSVGGVGHGEAGARQFWVCGRLRAVRGGLDIYLELMQRFPNNVHILLEIAKVEAIIGRNDEVIMNFEKARLIDPNIMTYMDEYAILLKSKSDYIKLNKLVHDMLHIDPARPETCVALAAMWERKDERKALTYAEKSLRVDDRHITGYIMKGNLHLSLNRPDLAVTDFRGAQELRADLRSYQGLVRAYLALSKCKEALFTAREAMKVLHQSAKALKLVGDVHAISSSGREKTSVQDQQQIIQQRILLRQARKFYESAIRLEPGFLGAALALADLHVVEGRNKEAVMLLEKYLRQWADDSLHIKLAQVHAATNMLSDALSHYQSALRINPQNEAAKNGLERLEKQMKGVDPDAPEEEEENEDDIDDRDEFI, from the exons ATGAAAAGCAGGGGGTTTGGGGTTCGGACTGCTCACCGGTGGAGTGAAGGAACGTCGCAGAACCGGGGTGGCCGCCGGGCGGCCGAGCAGCAGGGTGTCGTGGCCGCGGATGTTTGGCGGTGCAGCACAGGGACGTCGGAGCCACGTCCTCGACTCTGCGTGCTAGTCGTGGCCGTGAACGGCGGCTCGACGTCGGACGAGGCCGCGGCGGATCTCGGGTTTGCCGCTTGGTACGGACGAGGCTGCACCCGGCGACGCAGGAGAGGCCGCCGCAACGCTGGCGTGCACGACCCCGACTGTGTGGGAGCCGGCGTGCAGGGGCTTGCCACTTGTGGCGGACTAGGCTGCGTCGGGCGACGCAGGAGAGGCCGCCGTGCACGACCTCGACTGTGTGGGAGCCAGTGTGCAAGGGCTGGCGGCGGCGTGCGGACGAGGCTGCAACGACGGCACGGGTGGGAACGACCCCGATTGTATGGGCACCGGCGTGCAGGGCCGGGGCTGGCGGCAGCGTCGGAGCGGGTGCGGCGTCGGAGCGTGGGAGGCGTGGGTCATGGGGAGGCTGGGGCACGGCAGTTTTGGGTTTGTGGGAGGCTTCGCGCTGTGCGAG GTGGCCTTGACATATATCTAGAACTAATGCAACGGTTCCCCAATAATGTGCATATCTTGCTGGAAATTGCTAAG GTTGAAGCCATCATAGGCAGGAATGATGAAGTGATAATGAACTTTGAGAAG GCCCGGTTGATTGATCCAAACATCATGACATATATGGATGAGTATGCAATTCTTCTAAAGTCAAAATCTGACTACATCAAACTGAATAAGTTGGTACATGATATGCTGCATATTGATCCTGCAAGACCAGAGACATGTGTTGCTCTTGCAGCAATGTGGGAAAGAAAGGATGAAAGAAAAGCTTTGACATATGCAGAAAAG AGCCTCCGAGTTGATGACAGGCATATAACTGGCTATATTATGAAG GGCAATCTGCATCTTTCATTGAATCGACCAGATTTGGCAGTGACAGACTTTAGGGGGGCTCAAGAATTGAGAGCTGATCTTCGTTCTTATCAAG GTTTGGTGCGTGCTTATCTAGCACTTTCTAAATGCAAAGAAGCATTGTTCACTGCACGTGAGGCAATGAAGGTTCTGCATCAGTCTGCAAAAGCTCTCAAGCTAGTTGGCGATGTTCATGCAATTAGTTCTAGTGGGAGGGAGAAG ACTTCTGTGCAAGACCAGCAGCAGATTATTCAACAAAGGATCCTCTTAAGACAA GCAAGAAAGTTCTATGAATCAGCCATTCGTCTTGAACCTGGATTTCTTGGAGCTGCACTGGCCCTGGCTGATCTTCATGTTGTGGAAGGACGGAATAAGGAGGCTGTTATGCTACTGGAAAAATATCTAAGACAATGGGCAGATGATTCTCTACACATCAAGTTGGCTCAAGTACATGCGGCAACAAATATGCTTTCAGATGCACTTTCCCATTATCAATCTGCACTAAG AATAAACCCACAAAATGAAGCTGCAAAGAATGGATTGGAGCGCTTGGAAAAACAAATGAAG GGAGTGGACCCAGATGCTccggaagaggaggaagagaatgAGGATGATATCGATGATCGAGATGAGTTTATTTGA
- the LOC136516294 gene encoding anaphase-promoting complex subunit 7-like isoform X3, giving the protein MEAARESMAALLDAGLFGPAQTLGCFLVSSAGAGNDAGMSMKVESLVQHGDALYGEKEFRRALNAYKQAMQYSRSIPRQATSNTRSSVSATGRSPSPNSSNLLSFNENEVKFKIALCHSALCEHREALHEMEGIPSKVRTLKMNMMLGKLYRISRNSRTAAVCYKECLRQCPYVFEAITALAEMGLSAKEFSLLFPQAPNRGGKVPGDFVDAQRWWSQYVEAQCCIASHDYKGGLDIYLELMQRFPNNVHILLEIAKVEAIIGRNDEVIMNFEKARLIDPNIMTYMDEYAILLKSKSDYIKLNKLVHDMLHIDPARPETCVALAAMWERKDERKALTYAEKSLRVDDRHITGYIMKGNLHLSLNRPDLAVTDFRGAQELRADLRSYQGLVRAYLALSKCKEALFTAREAMKVLHQSAKALKLVGDVHAISSSGREKARKFYESAIRLEPGFLGAALALADLHVVEGRNKEAVMLLEKYLRQWADDSLHIKLAQVHAATNMLSDALSHYQSALRINPQNEAAKNGLERLEKQMKGVDPDAPEEEEENEDDIDDRDEFI; this is encoded by the exons ATGGAGGCAGCGCGGGAGTCCATGGCGGCGCTCCTCGATGCCGGCCTCTTCGGGCCCGCCCAAACGCTG GGGTGTTTCCTTGTGTCGTCGGCGGGTGCGGGCAACGATGCTGGCATGTCCATGAAGGTGGAGAGCCTG GTCCAGCATGGTGATGCTTTGTATGGAGAGAAAGAGTTCCGCAGGGCACTG AATGCGTACAAGCAAGCTATGCAATATAGTAGAAGTATCCCTAGGCAAGCAACAAGTAACACCAGAAGTTCAGTATCCGCCACAGGCCGGTCACCTTCTCCAAATTCTTCGAATCTCTTATCATTCAATGAAAATGAG gtgaagtttaaGATCGCTCTTTGCCATTCTGCTCTATGTGAGCACCGTGAAGCACTTCATGAG ATGGAAGGTATTCCTTCGAAAGTGAGAACACTGAAAATGAATATGATGTTAGGGAAGCTTTATCGAATATCAAGAAATAGCCGTACAGCTGCTGTCTGTTATAAGGAGTGCTTGAG GCAATGCCCTTATGTTTTCGAAGCTATCACAGCTTTGGCGGAAATGGGGCTTTCAGCAAAGGAATTTTCTTTATTATTTCCACAA GCACCAAATAGAGGAGGCAAGGTGCCGGGTGACTTTGTAGATGCACAACGTTGGTGGAGT CAGTATGTTGAGGCGCAGTGTTGCATTGCTTCACATGATTATAAAG GTGGCCTTGACATATATCTAGAACTAATGCAACGGTTCCCCAATAATGTGCATATCTTGCTGGAAATTGCTAAG GTTGAAGCCATCATAGGCAGGAATGATGAAGTGATAATGAACTTTGAGAAG GCCCGGTTGATTGATCCAAACATCATGACATATATGGATGAGTATGCAATTCTTCTAAAGTCAAAATCTGACTACATCAAACTGAATAAGTTGGTACATGATATGCTGCATATTGATCCTGCAAGACCAGAGACATGTGTTGCTCTTGCAGCAATGTGGGAAAGAAAGGATGAAAGAAAAGCTTTGACATATGCAGAAAAG AGCCTCCGAGTTGATGACAGGCATATAACTGGCTATATTATGAAG GGCAATCTGCATCTTTCATTGAATCGACCAGATTTGGCAGTGACAGACTTTAGGGGGGCTCAAGAATTGAGAGCTGATCTTCGTTCTTATCAAG GTTTGGTGCGTGCTTATCTAGCACTTTCTAAATGCAAAGAAGCATTGTTCACTGCACGTGAGGCAATGAAGGTTCTGCATCAGTCTGCAAAAGCTCTCAAGCTAGTTGGCGATGTTCATGCAATTAGTTCTAGTGGGAGGGAGAAG GCAAGAAAGTTCTATGAATCAGCCATTCGTCTTGAACCTGGATTTCTTGGAGCTGCACTGGCCCTGGCTGATCTTCATGTTGTGGAAGGACGGAATAAGGAGGCTGTTATGCTACTGGAAAAATATCTAAGACAATGGGCAGATGATTCTCTACACATCAAGTTGGCTCAAGTACATGCGGCAACAAATATGCTTTCAGATGCACTTTCCCATTATCAATCTGCACTAAG AATAAACCCACAAAATGAAGCTGCAAAGAATGGATTGGAGCGCTTGGAAAAACAAATGAAG GGAGTGGACCCAGATGCTccggaagaggaggaagagaatgAGGATGATATCGATGATCGAGATGAGTTTATTTGA
- the LOC136516294 gene encoding anaphase-promoting complex subunit 7-like isoform X1: MEAARESMAALLDAGLFGPAQTLGCFLVSSAGAGNDAGMSMKVESLVQHGDALYGEKEFRRALNAYKQAMQYSRSIPRQATSNTRSSVSATGRSPSPNSSNLLSFNENEVKFKIALCHSALCEHREALHEMEGIPSKVRTLKMNMMLGKLYRISRNSRTAAVCYKECLRQCPYVFEAITALAEMGLSAKEFSLLFPQAPNRGGKVPGDFVDAQRWWSQYVEAQCCIASHDYKGGLDIYLELMQRFPNNVHILLEIAKVEAIIGRNDEVIMNFEKARLIDPNIMTYMDEYAILLKSKSDYIKLNKLVHDMLHIDPARPETCVALAAMWERKDERKALTYAEKSLRVDDRHITGYIMKGNLHLSLNRPDLAVTDFRGAQELRADLRSYQGLVRAYLALSKCKEALFTAREAMKVLHQSAKALKLVGDVHAISSSGREKTSVQDQQQIIQQRILLRQARKFYESAIRLEPGFLGAALALADLHVVEGRNKEAVMLLEKYLRQWADDSLHIKLAQVHAATNMLSDALSHYQSALRINPQNEAAKNGLERLEKQMKGVDPDAPEEEEENEDDIDDRDEFI, translated from the exons ATGGAGGCAGCGCGGGAGTCCATGGCGGCGCTCCTCGATGCCGGCCTCTTCGGGCCCGCCCAAACGCTG GGGTGTTTCCTTGTGTCGTCGGCGGGTGCGGGCAACGATGCTGGCATGTCCATGAAGGTGGAGAGCCTG GTCCAGCATGGTGATGCTTTGTATGGAGAGAAAGAGTTCCGCAGGGCACTG AATGCGTACAAGCAAGCTATGCAATATAGTAGAAGTATCCCTAGGCAAGCAACAAGTAACACCAGAAGTTCAGTATCCGCCACAGGCCGGTCACCTTCTCCAAATTCTTCGAATCTCTTATCATTCAATGAAAATGAG gtgaagtttaaGATCGCTCTTTGCCATTCTGCTCTATGTGAGCACCGTGAAGCACTTCATGAG ATGGAAGGTATTCCTTCGAAAGTGAGAACACTGAAAATGAATATGATGTTAGGGAAGCTTTATCGAATATCAAGAAATAGCCGTACAGCTGCTGTCTGTTATAAGGAGTGCTTGAG GCAATGCCCTTATGTTTTCGAAGCTATCACAGCTTTGGCGGAAATGGGGCTTTCAGCAAAGGAATTTTCTTTATTATTTCCACAA GCACCAAATAGAGGAGGCAAGGTGCCGGGTGACTTTGTAGATGCACAACGTTGGTGGAGT CAGTATGTTGAGGCGCAGTGTTGCATTGCTTCACATGATTATAAAG GTGGCCTTGACATATATCTAGAACTAATGCAACGGTTCCCCAATAATGTGCATATCTTGCTGGAAATTGCTAAG GTTGAAGCCATCATAGGCAGGAATGATGAAGTGATAATGAACTTTGAGAAG GCCCGGTTGATTGATCCAAACATCATGACATATATGGATGAGTATGCAATTCTTCTAAAGTCAAAATCTGACTACATCAAACTGAATAAGTTGGTACATGATATGCTGCATATTGATCCTGCAAGACCAGAGACATGTGTTGCTCTTGCAGCAATGTGGGAAAGAAAGGATGAAAGAAAAGCTTTGACATATGCAGAAAAG AGCCTCCGAGTTGATGACAGGCATATAACTGGCTATATTATGAAG GGCAATCTGCATCTTTCATTGAATCGACCAGATTTGGCAGTGACAGACTTTAGGGGGGCTCAAGAATTGAGAGCTGATCTTCGTTCTTATCAAG GTTTGGTGCGTGCTTATCTAGCACTTTCTAAATGCAAAGAAGCATTGTTCACTGCACGTGAGGCAATGAAGGTTCTGCATCAGTCTGCAAAAGCTCTCAAGCTAGTTGGCGATGTTCATGCAATTAGTTCTAGTGGGAGGGAGAAG ACTTCTGTGCAAGACCAGCAGCAGATTATTCAACAAAGGATCCTCTTAAGACAA GCAAGAAAGTTCTATGAATCAGCCATTCGTCTTGAACCTGGATTTCTTGGAGCTGCACTGGCCCTGGCTGATCTTCATGTTGTGGAAGGACGGAATAAGGAGGCTGTTATGCTACTGGAAAAATATCTAAGACAATGGGCAGATGATTCTCTACACATCAAGTTGGCTCAAGTACATGCGGCAACAAATATGCTTTCAGATGCACTTTCCCATTATCAATCTGCACTAAG AATAAACCCACAAAATGAAGCTGCAAAGAATGGATTGGAGCGCTTGGAAAAACAAATGAAG GGAGTGGACCCAGATGCTccggaagaggaggaagagaatgAGGATGATATCGATGATCGAGATGAGTTTATTTGA